The Primulina tabacum isolate GXHZ01 chromosome 1, ASM2559414v2, whole genome shotgun sequence genome contains the following window.
GACTATCTCGAAATACTTTTCGTTATACTAAATGtgtaattatttatatgtatattacTTAACAAAGAAAGAGCGTGTTCTATAGATATATTAATTTGGTCTTTTTACATGATCACATAATTCTTTTGGTTGGTTAGTGTGATTCCGAAAGGTCCTTAGTATTGTTATGTCATCCGTATAATCCATAAATTATTAGCAATCATACGTGGCTGATTACCTGTTGCGAgtgaatattattatttttattttatattaaataaatatctttctaattttgtttataattaatataatggaaaataaataaatgataatatcttaaaattattttaattaaaatattatttaaaaaatatgaaagagCCGTTGGGGCTCTTtgctattattatttaaaataacataatattattgttttataattaattaatgtttaaAGTTTTGTTAATCATTTTAcgagtttatttatttaaaattaacattttattataaatttgaaTTAAGAAGTACAACATAGGAAAAAAAACAGCTGcgtgaaattaaatattttgaaatttgtaATAAATTAACTTTTCGAATTGTTGTTGTATTGTACCTAAATATTCTCAACTTTCACATATTTTCTTTTTGTATAATAATTAATGAGATTAAATGGTTTGAATTTATGAACTGATGTGGCAGCCCAGATTATTAATTCATGCTCCCACGTTAGTGCATAAGCATTTATGCGATGTTATCCATCACCAAATAATGCAccaatatattattattatcccAGTAGTAGTATGTAACCTTCTATACGATGTTTTCTCTTTACGAGTCACGAGCGTCATATGATTTGGTTAACAACGATTCTAATTCATATTACTTACTGTTTCATCTTTCATATTCTCTACAAAATCTAAAATTTCACCGGATTTTAGTTTTGTTTTTTCTTCAATGTTTGTCAATCATTCAattgttttaagattttatgtcTTTTTTCAATCGAAAATGAATTCAATCTTATTTTTCAAATGTAAAGTTTATATTTTTCTATCGATTTTGTGTTTCTGCCACATATTATTCAGatgcatttttatatattaaaaaaatatcagggttttatttttaaaagtgaAACTTGATACAatcttataattattatatttgtttaatttctcgattttttttagaaaaaatatttttatttaatgttgCGTTGGCAAAACGCAGATTGGCGAAGCCTCCCATGTGTACGGACAGGAACAGCGGCTttgcagtttgaatttcaaCTGGTCCGTGGTTTTTTAGAATACGTACAGCGTATGTTTTTGCAAATAGAAGAATCAGATATATGCTGTATTTATAGCTTATAATTTCCAAGTATTTGGGTttgaataattatattttaaattttgaagtgTACTATTTTTCAATCTAacgttttattttataaataatacgTTTTGACGATTAATCTTTTAAATTCGCTCAATCTGACTCAAATGTCCCTTTTAGGGAAGGTGacataaaattgtaaaattccTATATAAATCATATTGTTCTTACTTAAGTACTTCACATAtcttaaacaatttttttttaaaaaattgtggTGAAAATGGAGTTTAGGACAAAATCTGAAAATCGCCAAAAGTTCCAAACTATCTAAGATTCAATGATTCTTGTCTAAATCACACCGAGCACAAGTGAAGAACAAATCCTAGgaatttactaaataattacTCACAGACATTTACAATTCtccgtgttttttttttttctaatttatcAAGAGTAAGACTTttatgagatggtctcacgaatctttatctgtgagacgggtcaaccctactgatattcataataaaaagtaatacttttagcataaaaattaatatttttcatgaatgacccaaataaaatattcgtatcacaaaatacgacatctcacacaagtttttctcatttaccaaaAGTAAAAGAAAATTCTAATTACCAATACTGATCATCCATTCATCCCCTAAGTTTTCCCAACATTTACTATgggaattaattaattaatattaactGATTAATCCACGAATATTATCTGGAGAAAGCAGAATTAAAAGAAAACATTTGGACAAGGGCAATTTTTTTGTCCGTACCTTTTGTTTGACATCTCCTtccttgatatatatatatatatatatatatatatggtgcGATTCATTTTCTCTGCACCTCTCCCTACGTGTCTTCAATACTAACACAAAGCCACGAATTTTTTCGATTCTAAACCACCACAATTCTCAGTTTAAGATTTGGTTCAGCGTTTTCTGGTCATACAAGTTGTCCTTGCAGATAATTCGTGGGTCTTGTTTGGCTTTTCGTTTTCTGGGTTCAAGAAAAAAAGGTTCTTCATCCACAAACAGAGGATAATTTTGAGTGGGTTTTGATGCTCTGACGTTGTGCAGTTGCTAAATCTAGGAGATATGTCTTCTTGTTTGAATCCAGGTTTCCCCATATCTGGGCCCTGTGAGAGAAAATCCAAGAACAGAGCCAAAGGCTCTCTGAAGGTTTGTTCTTCTACTGGGACTCTACAATTCAAGGAGACCAAATCAAACTATTTCTTGGGCAAAGCCCTCGATGCCTCGGCTAAAAGAAGTGTTACCGATTTGATGATTAAAACCCCGAAAAATGATCCTTTGACCGTCAATGTAAGCATCTTACCCCTTTTTGGTTCAACCTTTGTAGTAAGTTTATGTATTCCAACCTTTTGTTGATAAAATTTATGTGAATTACTTTAGGCTCAAGCTTCGTCTTTCATGAGCAAAGCTCTGAAATGGTGGGAAAAGTCCCTTCAACCGAATATGATAGAGATAAATTCAGCTCAAGAATTTGTGGATTCTTTGTCTAATGCTGGTGATAAATTGGTTGTAGTTGACTTTTATTCTCCTGGTTGTGGGGGTTGCAAAGCTCTGCATCCTAAGGTACAAATCCAATTACAACCACCGTATGATATGAATTTCCTATTTGATCGTGtaatttcttgattttttttaaaaaaatctattttcAAGATATCTCAATCAACTCCCATGTTAACACCTGCTATTAAAATGAAAACAGATTTGTCAAATGGCTGAATTGAATCCAGATACCATTTTTGTGATGGTTAATTATGAGCAACACAAGGCTATGTGCTATGCCCTTCATGTCCACGTTTTACCCTTCTTTAGATTTTACAGAGGTGCAGAGGGCAGGCTGTGTAGCTTCAGTTGCACCAACGCAACAGTAAGTGATTCTTTCAATCTCttttatctttttaaaattaatagttTGGGTCCTTAGAATTGGTTAATGACATCCAAGATTTGTATTTTTCTGTTCAGATCAACAAATTTAAGGTTGCATTGGCTAAACATGGGACGGATCGATGTAGTATTGGCCCCACAAAAGGTTTAAATGAATCGGAACTACTGGCCTTGGCCTCAAACGATCTGATATCGAGAGATTTGCTTCCACCGAATTTGAGTGAGGATGATGAAGCTGAAGAGTTGGTTCTTCAAGAAAATTCCAAGGGAAGTGCATTGAGCAAAGATGATGGTAAGATAAAAGGGGATGCCCTGTTGGTGGTTTAGCTAGATTTGGTGTGAAGTAGTAGTATTTGTTTAATGTGTATAGTGAAGTGGTGAATGATAAATTCTCTAATTTCCTCTCCCAGTCTGTCGTTTTCCACTTTTTTTTGATCTTTTTCGACACAAGAAAATATGAGGAGGaaattaaatacaagaaaaaGAATGGGATGGAGACGTGGATGTGTGATTCGAACATCCACTTGAAGGGATAAGATTAGGGGTAGGCAAAACTTATTTTACATATACCGCAATATCGAATTTAATGGAAAATTTTGATACAGCATGATACCGTACTTTTCGGTATCAGTATCGGTATGACATAAAAAAACAGTTGATATTTCGAAGTGAAtaatatcaattttttatttattttgttatagacgatattatatttatatcgtACCGAATATGTCATAACAAAATTTTGATACGAtatcaatatttatttttccCATATATCGTATAAAACATGTCTAGACTGTTGATTCTATATTAAATATGCGACATGGAGACGTTTCATAGAACGTTTTGAATGATGTATGAAACGTGGAAGATGATAAGTGCGGAAGAAAGCCACATCATTTGCTTGCTGCTCAGAAATTATCGTTGCTTTTAAATTTTGTAAGAAACGAACAGATCTTCAAATAGgaaatattataataatgtacttggcatttttttttattatatataatttaaatccAATTGGATCTTGTTTTTGTTTGATGGATGCATTTGATTTAGATTAATTTTCTTCATACAAGAAAATTAATGTATTTGAAATCCAAACGCAACTTTATtgtatttaaaaatttgtcGTGAACCCCTTGTAATAATTTTGCGAGAGGATGGATAACTATGAAGATGACAACTTGGTTCTTAAAGAAAAACTTGGAGGGGAGTGAGTGCATTGAGATTTCCTGGTCATTAAGGGCACTTAATTCAGATATGACAATTTTTTTgatgttatttttaaataataatgttaAGATGAattatttctaatattttattttttataatatttcatttgttaatttttttttcttattactTATTCTGAAAATTTTAGCCACTAGTACAGCTTAtatgaaataattcaaatttaagaaaatttaattataaGTGATAATAATATATTTGGATAGGGTATTGATATTCAATCATCCGACTGTTGAGgatcgaagttgagtttagaggggggtgaataaactctactcgtttttcctttcttttgatgaggtactaaaatcttgttagagatagtagtttatcattgttgcgtataccttcacctagattacaattataggtgcggaaacaatctgatgaagtaagtgaaagacaataataacagtaggcagtagttgtttatggaagttcgaagatgaaatcttctacgtctccccttctcctgtttccagaaggtataactaaaagactttggatattacagtacaactcttgtacacacccacttcagaaggacttacacatttgcctactgaaactcttagttactcgactaaaaaagaacgtgatacaaaaggttctgaaaatactcttttcagattacaagctcttcctgataaagtataagtgttgtaaaagattgtgaagagtgtaagaatcagtagcacatgatgatcttcaaaagatcagatatttgctatgaagcgtgtgctacttttctttgtgttgaactcaaagttatcaaggaatttcgaggttgtctcgttgactgaaatagcgttgatccttgaaaagatattatgcgtagagttctatgtctgtaagggtttgttccatgtatatataagcgAATGAGTTCAATGtttatgatcagaagatgtcttcagatttctgatagagtcagctttattaccaaaaaaaaggttcctgcagaaaagctataaaacaatcagtcatgttttatactaaactcggtaaagtgaattaaatgactccgtatagtatttaatgctgcaattaatactagtacttggtaactttaacggtaacatttaaagtagtcacgttaggcaacatcttctactgattctgtttttctatcctttctactgcttttgttttaatagaccagtagcttctgattttctttttatctactgttttcttaaagagtgctgatggtctgctggtttttattttcatcgccacaattaattcatgtctatcaatttccccttttgtggtgatgccaaaacctaaacAGTAGGAAAGCGTTAAATAACAGATAATCAGTTAGCAAAAGGATAATATCAATGAAATTAACACAGTAAATTGTCAATCAGTTCCAATGTCCCTGTAAATGACTTCTTCATCTTGAGGATCCTGAAATCTTCTATCTGAAGGTTCAGCTTCTGATTGCCTTAGTTCTGCTTCAGATGGATCTCTTCgtttttcttccccctttttggcatcagcgGCAATCACATGGGCCATAAGATCATTCATTCTTCCAGACAAGTTTTGAATGTCATTGGTTAACATCTCCAGATACGGAGCTTGAGTAGAGATACGATCATTGAGAGTAGTGAGAGATTGAGtttgagaatcaatcttggcatccattacTTCCATGGAGGTGGAAAATGATCGAATGAGATCATCATGCTCGGTGAGTTGATTTAGTATATCAGTTTGAGCAAGCACGATGTGACTATAATTTCTCGATACAGCTTGTCTGAAAACAATGGTTTCAGCATGCATTTTCTCCACGGATTCCGCcgttttatatatttgtttgctCATTCATTCTCTGAAGAGCTGAGCACCACTAAATTCTGATATGCTTTCACAGGATATCCGCTTGACTAAATCAGACAGGTTATTGAGTTCCCTTTGCAGAACGTTAATCTGAAAACTCCAAATTGAATGATTCTGATTCAGGTGAGGGGGTTCGCGCAAGCATGCATTGCCTCATTTCAGCAGCGCGAGTGTTCGTGAGAGTTTGAACAGGATCAGTGACAATCAGTGCAGTAGAGACTTGATTGGTGGTGAGGGAAGTGGTGTCCATCACAGTAGTAGAAGGACCAGGGTCAGCAGAGGTTTCATCTGGAATAGCAGAGACATTTGGTTCGGCAGCAATTATGGTAGGAACAATCTCTTCATCAGGAGCAACCAAGTTGGAGACCAAGTTCTCTTCTGTTGGAGCAACGGCAGTAGGTGAAGCTGATTGTTCTGCAGTTATGGGTTCAGATTGCTGGTTCAGAAGAACTTTcatttcagcttgatgagcagcagaaaatttctctagatttggcaaaagagatACAGCATCTGATTCTGCCATATGTTGTTCTGCGGTTGGAGAGGGTGATTGTGGCAATGAAGTAGCTGGAACTGCTTCCTGAGTAGTAGGGGACGTGGGAACAATTGACTCAATGACTTCTTCAACGGAAGCCAGTTCATGCACAGACAAAAGAGATGATGACTGAAGAGGCCTTGTtggtgatgcaggagtactgagaACAGAAGCTTTTGGTGAAGCTGTAGTCCGTTCCTCAACTGTCTGGATCTGTGGAAAGTCTGGAACAAGGCCGACTTGATATTCAATTGGCTCGCCAAAGCCCTTTTCTTGATCAAGAAGTTGCTCACTCATCTGTTTCAATTTGTCAGTTAGAATCAGAATGACGTTTTGATCCTGAACAGCAGTAGGAATTGTaggatcaaaatttgatttaagaattttcagaacCGATTCCAACTTCTGACATTTCAGCTGTTCGAGGATGTAGCTTCTTCTACGCAAGGCCTCGATTACATTTTCTGTTTTGGCAAGCTGAAAGACCCTCTTCTCAGCGTTCATTATTTTCCCATAGGATCCTTTCTTCTTGAAGTAAgcaaaagaatgaaaaattcGGACCTTGTGCCACTCGTCAAAGAAATTCATGTCATCATTGGCAGAGCTTTCTATTTCTGCCAAATGAAGATCAACACCTGTGGTCACAGTTGTTCTGAGTCCAAAAAGTTGTGGTTCTTCAATCATCTTTCATTTGCCTTTCTCGGTTGATGAAATAGGCAAAATGGGTCGAAATGCAGAAGACCCCCTTGTTGGTTCTCTAATCACTATTCCAGATATTGGTCTGAAAGTAGAAGCAGTAGATGTTGCTGGAACAGATGCAGCAGCTTGCACTGAAGTAAGAGCATTAGATCGTGCAGATGGAACCACTTCTGGAAACACCTGTCTAATTGGCACTTTCTCAATTTCAGAAATTGCTGCTATCTTCTTGATTTTAAGAACAATCCGTGCtttcttttttatttgagtTGGTAGGGATGGTTGAACATCAGCAGCAGACTCTTCTGatactgttttatcagaatcagtagaGACGATCACTCTTTTCattttaatctttcgttgagGTTTCTGAGTCTCAGAAATAGTCtctccaatctcctttttcaaggcaacaaattcagccacgGTTGGCTTGGGCCTTAAAACGAGTACATTCTCAGCATCAATCATTGTTACCGAAACAGCATCCTGTTCACTTGTAAAAGCGAAACCAGCATCCTTGAGCAttgtgctgatctgaacagcaaatccAGAACTTTTCTTGATGACCATGTCTTTCATGATGCTGAATATGAAATGACTCCAATCCACTTTAGTTCCCTTAGTGATGGCAGCCATCACTTGAACTTTCTCCTTTGTTAACTTGTCGAACGTGCCAGCTTTGACTAATATAGCATTCGCCACAATATaagccagaatttgatattccattttgagTAACTTTTTGTGGCAAGAAGGAGACAAttcttctccagtggctgaGAAAGTGCTAAGAGCAATAGACATTTCTAGCTTGGAAATATCAGATAGTTCAGAAGTACCTGAAAGTGGGAGGAGAAAAGTTGCGCCCAATAGTGCGGCATCAATGGAGATGGATGCATCTCCTTGAGAGTGGACGATCTTTCCTTCATGCACAGTTGCCTTAGCGTAGAACTCCAGAAGAGCATTTTTGTATATCACAGCTGGTGCTTCCAAGAAGTTTCGAAGTCCTGATTTCTCAAGGTCTTGAAACATTTTAACAAGATTCTTATCTTTGACATTGAGAACTGAAGCAAAGTTGACTTGATATGCATTAAGAGTGTATGCTCCGGCCATTTCTCTACGATGAAATGATCAGATAAAATTTGTAGTAGATAGAAGATGATTAAGAGAAAGCAGTAGTTGAGTAGCAACAGTTTTGAAACGGTAAAAGTGAAAAATGAGAaggtgatattttaaaatgaatgtacagccgtcaagtaaatataaggacacgtgtcagtatatttatggttgaatgttTGAAAAGACTTGCAAAGTTTGTCAGAGACgcgaatgatttaaaaatttgaaataggcGGGCTGTCCAGACGGTTACTAAAAATAATCAGAAGAAGATTTGTCTTTTTATGATAACGTCTGCTGGAAGTTTCAAAGTGCTGAAATATTTGAGCACTGTGACAAAACCAGCAGACTTGTTGTTTTATCGAAATGACAAATACTCTATCTGTTTTCTGAAAAAGGTATAAAAATCTTAGTCTGACTAAGATACTGTTCTCCCTCGGTAAATGAAACTAATAAGTGGATATTAAACACCAAACGACTTTTGGCAATCTTTCAATCTGAACCGTTGAAAATGAACAGTCGCAAGAGTCTTTGTGTCTTCCGAAGATTACTATAAATGCCTGCACAACTTAAACGAAGTTAAACATTCATAATCTAAAATGAAAGCTCAAGTTAAAGAATAGTTAGAGTCTGATCCAGGAGCCGAAGCAAAAATGTTCAGAATGAAGTTTGAAGATGTCATTCTTTACgtaatgatccttggatcaaactcctggagttgtaatgtcaacaatcaaaaagatttgttgctTCCATTTAGTCGGAAATGTAGCATCGATCTTTTCCAGAGGCTTtctaatgcaataagagagtgctggtTGATCGATGAAGTTGATGCCCTGTAAAGTATCTGATTATACATTAGTGCtaacaagacccaagcttgctagattcttactagacccaagcttgctggaaTCTTTTCGAAGCAGACCATCCTTTTCCTGTTGAAGATACTACGATCTGCTGATATTACTGAATGCAAAAACTTTAATGTAAAGCTTCTTGTTAAAGAGCATTTGTTGATCTACTGCTTTTACTTCTGTTTCGTTTAATGTACTGGAAtagtttctaataaaatttcagtttaaGTACTTGATATTCCCTTCTGCTTTCCTGCAAATAACTTACTGTTGGCTAAATAAGATAAATaactgatgaatgatgaataaaattcagaagaagagaagtcgtcttgatagcttctatccaactgggatccaaaagagcttcttcaatcttctttggttcatcttgagcAATAAACGCAGCATGTctgtattcatttatcatttgactTCTGGTTCTCAAAGTCGCTGctggattaccaataaccaatgatggaggatgagattttctccaaataaaaggatttaaaaGGATATCTTCCTGATTTGATATGTTGAGATTGTTCTCGACGGAACCAGTAGTAGGTTCTTGAGTGTCTTCTGCTGGTATTGGCAGATCTAATGTCTGTACTTCTGGTTCCACTATCGGAATTTCTGATTCTGGATTTTGAAGATCCTTGATGTTTGCTTCtacatcatcttcactgtccaGTTCCAAGTGAATcatgtctaacctgttacttaaaTCTGACGTGTTAGATATTTCAggagcactgctgtcttcatcgaagacaacatgaatcgactcttcaacattaagagttc
Protein-coding sequences here:
- the LOC142519853 gene encoding thioredoxin-like 1-2, chloroplastic produces the protein MSSCLNPGFPISGPCERKSKNRAKGSLKVCSSTGTLQFKETKSNYFLGKALDASAKRSVTDLMIKTPKNDPLTVNAQASSFMSKALKWWEKSLQPNMIEINSAQEFVDSLSNAGDKLVVVDFYSPGCGGCKALHPKICQMAELNPDTIFVMVNYEQHKAMCYALHVHVLPFFRFYRGAEGRLCSFSCTNATINKFKVALAKHGTDRCSIGPTKGLNESELLALASNDLISRDLLPPNLSEDDEAEELVLQENSKGSALSKDDGKIKGDALLVV